A region of Planktomarina temperata RCA23 DNA encodes the following proteins:
- a CDS encoding TRAP transporter substrate-binding protein, with translation MKFANILAVSALTLAALPASSEELSFANFTPPFHTVNASVIEKMNVDLNSATGGALTVRGYHGGELGAGPVEQYVRVVQGVADIAWGLPGYTSSQFEKTMIVELPGTLSNEDAGYAAMWKAYSDHLASEFPGTVPVALWTSEPNVFIMKDHVIRKPSDLAGLKVRVAGATAADVATALGATPVQMPINQVYNALQTGLIDGVITGSSTLNDFKLDEVANSYTFGANLGRLSFYAVMNKKKYDSLSAEHRAALDNVRGMPLSKSAEDAWNETAIEGVAAARLLDDNTFVDLTEAEAAAFAAAIAPVTGAYVDAVGGQAAQAAMQAK, from the coding sequence ATGAAATTTGCCAATATACTTGCAGTATCCGCCTTAACATTGGCGGCCCTGCCGGCAAGCTCAGAGGAGTTGAGCTTTGCCAATTTTACCCCACCGTTCCATACAGTGAATGCCTCGGTTATCGAGAAAATGAACGTTGATCTCAATTCGGCGACGGGGGGCGCATTGACGGTGCGCGGCTATCATGGCGGTGAATTGGGCGCTGGGCCCGTGGAGCAATATGTGCGCGTCGTGCAAGGCGTGGCCGATATTGCCTGGGGCCTGCCTGGCTATACCAGCTCGCAATTTGAAAAAACCATGATTGTCGAGCTGCCCGGCACGTTGAGCAATGAGGACGCGGGCTATGCGGCAATGTGGAAGGCTTACAGCGATCACCTCGCCAGCGAATTCCCGGGCACCGTGCCTGTCGCTCTTTGGACGTCTGAGCCCAATGTGTTTATCATGAAAGACCATGTGATCCGTAAACCCTCTGATTTGGCTGGGCTAAAGGTGCGGGTCGCGGGCGCAACGGCGGCCGATGTTGCCACCGCTTTAGGAGCGACGCCTGTTCAAATGCCGATCAACCAAGTCTACAATGCGTTGCAAACAGGCTTGATTGATGGGGTCATTACAGGCTCATCGACATTGAATGACTTTAAATTGGACGAGGTTGCCAACAGTTACACCTTTGGCGCGAACCTTGGTCGCTTGTCCTTCTACGCGGTGATGAACAAAAAGAAATATGACAGCCTATCGGCAGAGCATCGCGCGGCTTTGGACAATGTCAGAGGAATGCCCCTGTCGAAAAGTGCAGAGGACGCATGGAATGAAACTGCGATTGAAGGTGTCGCCGCAGCTCGTTTGCTTGATGACAATACATTCGTTGACCTGACTGAAGCGGAAGCCGCGGCTTTTGCGGCGGCGATTGCACCGGTCACCGGCGCATATGTTGATGCGGTAGGCGGTCAAGCAGCGCAAGCTGCGATGCAGGCCAAATAA
- a CDS encoding MFS transporter, whose product MQGPKDGRSLKPPRRAVPVESWRPVALLVATGVVAAFQIGKIPLSLNYLQSDFGFDLVMAGWVASLFAVMGAVCAVLLSFTLSVFGLKPMLLSGLMISMCASLLGGMTPDVSWLLVTRAFEGLGFILCVLCLPPLIGQLAPKGQASAAMAYWAMYLPLGTCVMLLISAVILPIFGWRVVWVVSAIALLGMAWLIARLDVQQRHSGIKTVPFVPQMGLHGWLYLTVLASCFAVYSAQYYVFANFLPKIFRELSTDNMFQIAAVTAIFIALNAGGNFFSGILHRAGVASWALICTASVGLALLAPLVLAEAAPIGLRLAASALLSFVSGFVPSSLFAAIPRLSAAPSVRTFINAGLVQASAIGQLIGAPLVGFVVARSESWLAAAPLIWGAAGLIFLAAMALRILSKDMPDL is encoded by the coding sequence ATGCAGGGCCCCAAAGACGGACGATCATTGAAACCTCCACGAAGGGCTGTACCGGTGGAAAGCTGGCGGCCGGTGGCGCTTTTGGTGGCCACTGGGGTGGTCGCGGCTTTTCAGATTGGTAAAATCCCTCTGAGCCTGAATTATTTACAAAGTGACTTTGGGTTTGACTTGGTTATGGCTGGCTGGGTCGCATCGCTTTTTGCGGTTATGGGCGCGGTTTGCGCCGTGCTGCTGTCCTTTACGCTGTCGGTTTTCGGGCTCAAACCCATGCTTTTGTCGGGGTTGATGATCAGCATGTGCGCCAGTCTTTTGGGCGGTATGACCCCAGATGTGAGCTGGCTGCTTGTGACCCGCGCTTTTGAGGGGCTTGGGTTCATCCTTTGCGTTTTATGCCTGCCGCCGCTCATTGGGCAATTGGCGCCGAAAGGACAGGCCAGCGCAGCGATGGCCTATTGGGCGATGTATTTGCCACTGGGCACCTGCGTGATGTTGCTCATCAGCGCTGTGATCTTGCCGATCTTCGGTTGGCGTGTCGTCTGGGTGGTGAGTGCCATTGCGCTTTTGGGCATGGCTTGGCTTATTGCGCGGTTGGATGTGCAGCAGAGACATTCTGGCATCAAAACAGTGCCCTTTGTACCGCAGATGGGCCTCCATGGCTGGCTTTATCTGACCGTTCTGGCGAGCTGTTTTGCAGTATATTCGGCGCAATATTATGTTTTTGCGAATTTTCTACCAAAGATTTTTCGAGAGTTGTCAACGGACAACATGTTTCAAATTGCGGCAGTAACGGCGATTTTCATTGCGCTGAATGCCGGGGGGAATTTTTTCTCTGGTATTTTGCACCGCGCCGGTGTCGCCTCTTGGGCGTTGATTTGTACCGCATCTGTGGGATTGGCGCTTTTGGCTCCTCTTGTGTTGGCGGAGGCTGCGCCTATAGGGCTGCGACTTGCGGCGTCAGCTCTGTTGTCCTTTGTTTCCGGCTTCGTGCCCAGCTCCCTTTTTGCGGCTATTCCACGGCTATCGGCCGCGCCATCTGTGCGAACATTTATCAACGCTGGATTGGTACAGGCCTCAGCAATTGGGCAATTGATCGGCGCGCCACTTGTGGGCTTTGTCGTTGCGCGTTCAGAAAGTTGGTTGGCTGCGGCACCCCTTATTTGGGGTGCTGCTGGATTGATATTTTTGGCCGCCATGGCTTTGCGTATATTATCCAAAGACATGCCGGATCTGTAA
- a CDS encoding VOC family protein, whose protein sequence is MNDIAHLGHVELYTNQFDASLDFFTRVYGLTLTEQDATSAYLRAFDDYEHHSLKLTRHHTTGVAHIAYRASSEAALLSRVAKIEASGYEVIGWVDGDPGHGRAFRFKDPFEHVFEIYWETQRYHAPDVEKPALKNIAQRYHGRGAAPRRLDHLNLLAANVEEFQRFMETCLGSRVTEMIQLDNGRIGGCWFTVNNKTYDLACTEEHGAGTGRFHHLTYATDQREDILRAADIFLENGVHIETGPHKHAIQGTFFLYIWEPAGNRIELANSGARLILAPDWEPVVWTESERKKGQAWGLKTIETFHTHGTPPVE, encoded by the coding sequence ATGAATGATATCGCACATCTGGGGCATGTAGAGCTTTACACAAATCAGTTTGACGCCAGTTTGGATTTTTTCACGCGCGTTTATGGGCTCACGCTCACCGAGCAAGATGCAACGAGTGCCTATCTGCGCGCCTTTGATGATTATGAGCATCACAGTTTGAAACTGACCCGGCATCACACCACCGGTGTGGCGCATATTGCCTATCGGGCTTCCTCTGAAGCGGCCTTGCTGTCGCGTGTCGCCAAAATTGAGGCCAGTGGCTATGAGGTGATCGGATGGGTGGATGGCGACCCGGGACATGGGCGCGCCTTTCGCTTCAAAGATCCTTTCGAACATGTTTTTGAAATTTACTGGGAGACGCAGCGTTACCATGCCCCAGATGTAGAAAAGCCAGCGCTAAAAAATATTGCTCAGCGCTATCACGGACGCGGTGCCGCGCCCCGGCGCCTGGATCACTTGAACCTCTTGGCAGCCAATGTTGAAGAATTTCAACGATTTATGGAAACCTGCCTTGGCAGCCGGGTCACAGAAATGATCCAGCTCGACAATGGCCGGATCGGTGGATGTTGGTTTACCGTGAATAATAAGACCTATGATTTGGCCTGTACGGAAGAACATGGCGCGGGCACAGGCCGTTTCCATCATCTCACATATGCCACAGATCAACGTGAGGATATATTGCGGGCCGCAGATATTTTCCTTGAAAATGGTGTTCACATTGAAACCGGTCCCCATAAACATGCCATCCAAGGCACATTTTTTCTCTATATTTGGGAGCCTGCCGGCAATAGGATTGAACTTGCAAATTCCGGTGCTCGGTTGATTTTGGCGCCCGATTGGGAGCCGGTGGTTTGGACTGAGAGCGAGCGCAAAAAGGGGCAGGCTTGGGGGCTAAAAACCATTGAGACCTTCCATACGCACGGAACGCCGCCGGTAGAATAG
- a CDS encoding copper resistance CopC family protein yields the protein MKIILCAGAIAIWATTAVAHSPLDGTTPTNGSIVSEMPVEVLMDFKGDIRLTRVTLSHADSRAINVDLGGQKTFAQEFALPMQDMGPGSYVVEWRGLGADGHALNGTFNFTVKQ from the coding sequence ATGAAGATTATTCTATGCGCCGGAGCTATTGCAATTTGGGCAACAACCGCTGTGGCCCACTCCCCCCTCGATGGAACAACACCCACCAATGGGTCAATCGTGTCGGAAATGCCAGTCGAAGTTTTGATGGACTTCAAAGGTGATATTCGCCTTACGCGGGTAACATTATCACATGCCGACAGTCGCGCAATCAACGTGGATCTAGGCGGACAGAAAACCTTTGCTCAAGAATTTGCTTTGCCCATGCAAGATATGGGGCCGGGGAGCTATGTGGTTGAGTGGCGCGGACTTGGGGCGGATGGTCATGCCTTAAATGGCACGTTCAATTTCACTGTAAAACAATGA
- a CDS encoding TRAP transporter large permease, with protein MSAEALGFSGIVALLILLVLRVPVAFAMFLVGFLGIWALNGWNGAMGLLSSETFTLASSSELVVVPLFILMGNIASTTGMSRQLYNAAYAVIGHIRGGLASATLLGCGGFAALSGSSVASALTMGKVSLSEMDRYGYDPRLSTGVVAAGGTLGILIPPSTGFVIFAILTEQSIGRLFLAGVFPGLLLLAIFVITVSIICWFRPEAGPPGLRRSLSEKLTAVTGALPILLVIASTIGGIYGGLFSPVEAAGVGAAFVIIYGIVTRSLSLSAFWQAARASVVTTATVMLILIAAHMVNPFLALSHVPTYVGEALIALDIPVLGTLVLMLLVYLVLGCFLEGFAMLVLTLPIFFPVVLQMGIDPIWFGVLVVLTLEMGLISPPVGINVFIVKSVAPKVALADIFRGVLPFWLAMLVTLGILIAFPQISLLLPNTMFN; from the coding sequence ATGAGTGCAGAAGCTCTCGGTTTTAGCGGTATTGTTGCCCTTCTGATCCTCTTGGTGCTGCGTGTTCCCGTTGCCTTTGCCATGTTTCTGGTCGGATTTTTGGGCATTTGGGCATTGAACGGTTGGAATGGAGCGATGGGGCTTTTGTCGTCGGAAACCTTCACGCTCGCCTCCAGCAGTGAGTTGGTCGTGGTTCCGCTGTTTATCCTGATGGGAAATATCGCCTCGACAACCGGAATGAGCCGGCAATTATACAATGCCGCTTATGCCGTCATTGGCCATATTCGCGGTGGATTGGCATCCGCAACCCTTTTGGGCTGTGGTGGTTTTGCGGCGCTATCTGGGTCGTCCGTGGCCTCTGCCCTCACCATGGGTAAAGTGTCCTTGTCGGAAATGGACCGCTATGGATACGATCCACGTTTATCCACCGGGGTCGTGGCGGCGGGGGGGACCTTGGGAATCTTGATCCCACCGTCGACGGGCTTTGTTATTTTTGCAATTTTAACCGAGCAATCCATCGGTCGCTTATTTTTGGCCGGTGTCTTTCCTGGGCTTTTGCTCTTAGCCATCTTTGTGATCACGGTGAGCATCATCTGCTGGTTTCGTCCCGAAGCCGGCCCGCCCGGCCTGCGCAGGTCATTGTCTGAAAAATTGACCGCAGTCACGGGTGCCTTGCCGATTTTATTGGTGATTGCCTCGACCATTGGCGGCATCTATGGGGGGCTATTTTCTCCGGTTGAGGCCGCTGGAGTGGGCGCTGCCTTTGTCATTATCTATGGTATCGTCACGCGCAGCCTGTCACTGTCCGCGTTCTGGCAAGCGGCGCGGGCCTCTGTTGTGACCACAGCTACGGTCATGCTGATCTTGATCGCCGCCCATATGGTCAATCCATTCCTCGCCCTCAGCCATGTGCCAACCTATGTGGGCGAAGCGCTGATTGCCTTGGATATCCCCGTGCTGGGCACTTTGGTCTTGATGCTCTTGGTTTATCTGGTCCTGGGGTGTTTTTTGGAGGGGTTTGCGATGTTGGTGCTTACGCTTCCGATATTTTTCCCGGTGGTCCTGCAAATGGGTATTGATCCCATTTGGTTTGGGGTTTTGGTCGTGCTGACATTAGAAATGGGGCTCATATCGCCGCCGGTGGGCATCAATGTGTTTATCGTCAAATCTGTGGCCCCCAAAGTGGCCTTGGCCGATATCTTCCGCGGCGTCTTGCCCTTTTGGCTGGCCATGCTGGTGACGCTGGGGATCTTGATCGCCTTTCCTCAGATTTCACTCCTCTTGCCCAATACAATGTTTAACTAG
- a CDS encoding c-type cytochrome, which yields MKPTIIISAFVVAAVLSYSFWPDGEKTSAFDHVESVEAAPLAMVLLPDSLSQHAQIGKLGFEAKCASCHGVNAAGKDGLAPPLIHKIYEPSHHADESFQRAVALGVQAHHWRFGNMLAIEGLTRGDVTMIITYIRELQRANGIN from the coding sequence ATGAAACCTACCATCATAATTTCGGCTTTTGTGGTCGCAGCTGTCCTTAGCTATTCATTTTGGCCGGATGGAGAAAAAACGAGCGCTTTTGACCATGTCGAAAGCGTCGAAGCTGCGCCGCTGGCCATGGTTTTGTTGCCTGACAGCCTGTCACAGCACGCTCAGATCGGCAAACTTGGTTTTGAAGCAAAATGCGCGAGTTGCCACGGCGTAAACGCGGCAGGCAAGGATGGGTTAGCGCCACCTTTGATACATAAGATTTACGAGCCAAGCCATCACGCTGACGAGAGCTTTCAACGGGCCGTTGCATTGGGTGTTCAGGCCCACCATTGGCGCTTTGGTAATATGCTAGCGATTGAAGGTTTGACGAGAGGTGATGTCACCATGATCATCACTTATATTCGAGAATTACAACGTGCCAATGGGATCAATTGA
- a CDS encoding TRAP transporter small permease encodes MIAHLRIWADRLIGLSANLGALGLIVEVGVILVDVIGRSFGVPLYGSQDLISMSMVVLVFGAMALCDRQRGHIAVDLFEPRFPAALNRAIDILAALLGAVVFAFIAYAIIDSAKLSVMLNLSTNLLRLPKAWFQWGLAGFSIITALGMTLRAVELCLPGVDRPSTKETAS; translated from the coding sequence ATGATTGCGCATTTGCGCATCTGGGCGGACAGGCTGATTGGCTTGTCCGCCAACCTTGGCGCCTTGGGCCTTATCGTCGAAGTGGGTGTCATATTGGTGGATGTGATCGGTCGAAGTTTTGGCGTGCCACTTTATGGCTCGCAAGATTTGATTTCGATGTCGATGGTCGTTTTGGTCTTTGGCGCCATGGCGCTTTGTGATCGCCAGCGTGGACATATCGCCGTGGATCTCTTTGAGCCGCGCTTTCCCGCCGCCTTGAACCGAGCAATTGATATTCTGGCCGCGCTTCTGGGCGCTGTTGTTTTTGCCTTTATTGCCTATGCGATTATCGACAGCGCTAAGTTGAGCGTCATGTTGAACCTCTCAACCAATCTGTTGCGCTTGCCAAAAGCATGGTTTCAGTGGGGATTGGCTGGATTTTCTATAATTACCGCCCTTGGCATGACCCTGCGTGCGGTTGAGTTGTGCCTGCCTGGGGTCGACCGCCCTTCAACAAAGGAGACGGCCTCATGA